The window TTTTTGAAAGTTTTTTCGACCGTTTTCACACTTTTTCCACCCTGTACTAACTCTATTTCCCCCTCTTCCACACTTTTTTCACCCTCAATGAAGCATATTTCGAAACTATTCACCATTCAGTCACAATTGGAACCACATAAACATTACCGAGCGAATGGAAATTCTATTATCCGGTAATCCATCACTAAGCCTAAATAGAATTTGTACTCTATTACTTTTTGGCCTGATGTCGTGAAGAGTGAAATACTTATTGTGATCCAATTGATCAGTATAATAGTCCGTCTCGCACTCTCCTTTATACCCGGCACTTCTTTTTGCAATGTCTGCTTCTATCGTGGATTTGCTTGGATGCAGGTCCGGCAGCCTAGTTTTAGCAGGTGAACAGGTTTGCTTCTTGCTTTTAAGTTCATTCACTTATCATCTCCTTTGTGAAAAACTTCTTCTAAATTGGCTTGGTTCCTCTTGAGAAATAAAAACATTTTCTGAACAGATTTGTGTTCTAGGACACATTTCTAAATTTACAGGACAAACTCCATTCCACCCTGAAAACCCCCACCCAACAGCGCAACCCTCATTCTACGCTACAAAAACCCCCGCCAAATCTGGCGAGGCTGTCCAAGTTTATTTCCTATTCGCATATCTCCGTATATCAATCCCTCTTGCATCGCACCATTCACGTACTTCTTTGGTGATCACGAGTGGACATTGTTTCAATTCAACCAGGTTCCGAGCGCCAAGCATCGTACAAATAGTTTTGACTTGATCCTGCCATTGCTTCATTTCTTCAATTGTCCGCTCAATTCCTTCTTCCAGTACGATCCTCAGGACAGGACTCGCCACGCCAACCGCACTGGCTCCGAGCGACAAACACTTCACTGCATCCAGGGGATTTCGAATACCTCCAGAGGCAAATACCATCATACTGTCGACAAAGTCCTGAGCTTCCAATAAGGAAACTGGTGTTGTTTGTCCCCAATTTTCCAGGTAGACGTACTCCTGTTTTTCTCTTCGTTTGTTTTCGATTCCGATAAAATTAGTTCCACCCCGTCCACTGACATCCACATACATGATACCCATCTCACGCAAAAAACTAAGCGTTTCGCGGCTCATTCCGAACCCGACTTCTTTAACGATAACGGGTACGCCAACTCGGGAATTGATTTGTTCGATATTTTCTAGCCAGTTAGTAAAATCCCGTCCGCCTTCTGGCATAACAAGTTCCTGCGGAGCATTCAAGTGAATCTGAAGCGCATTGGCATCGAGCATTTCAACGGCTTTACGGGCCATATCAAGCGTAACATCCGCCCCAACATTAGCAAAAACAATGCCTTTAGGGTTAACCTTGCGGACGATTTCATACGTTTCCGCCAATTGGTCATTTTTTAAGCCCGCATGCTGGGAACCGACAGCCATTGCCATTCCAGTTGCTTTAGCTACTTCTGCAAGCACCTGGTTTATCGAGCCAGACCGGGCACTGCCACCAGTCATGGCATTAATGTAAAACGGTGTATCGAACTTAAATTCTGGAAACTCTACCTCCAAGTCCACATCCTTAACGCCGGTACGTGTAAGGGAATTATGAACAAAAAACAATTGGTCAAAATGCGAAGCCCGAGGGGGTTCATCTGACAGGGCAAGCCTAATGTGTTCATCTTTTCTCTTTTCTCGCTTTGCTTGTTCGTCTGTCATTTGCAACCCATCCCTTTTCGAAAATTGACCTACTGGTATTTATTTTTACCCATTAGCTTCTATTATGTCATAGTCTAAAGAAAAACCCCGCACGTTGCGGGGCTTATATGTCGCGGTTATTAAATTCGCGTACTTTCAATTCGATTTCATCAATAATTTCAAGCAGGCGGTCGATGTCGTCAACATCGGTCTCTTCTGGTTCGATGGCATCCAGCAAATCCATGAACATGTTCAGCCTCTGCTTAAGGAAAATTACTTGTGTATCCTTATCAGTTATATCTTTGCCCAAGTGGTTCGCTCCTTTCGTCTCGTTACCATCCTACAGAAATGGGAACGGTTCGTCCAGTTGTATTATTCCACTTTAGGCAAAAAATCAATCGCGGAAGCGGAGCCTTCCCTGCTCGAATCGGCTGCTCCATACATCTCATCGTTTTCATGGTCTAACTGAATTGCCTGGACATTACCGATAACATGCGGTTCCTCTCCAAATTCGAAGTTCATCGATTCAAGTTTTCCTTTTGCAACCATATCAATACCTTGCTCCCATGAAATAAGCTGGCCAGGGGCACAAAATATTCGTGGTTCCTCAATGGCATCTTTAAGGCTCATTCCAAAATCGACAATGTTTACAATTGTTTGGAACACCGAAGCAATAATTGTCGGACCACCGGGTGAACCTAGGGTCAATACTGGCTTACCATCCTTAAAAAGAATGGTTGGGGATTTGCAGCTCACCGGCCGTTTTCCCGGTCCAGGTTCATTGACTCCTCCTGGGAGCGGATCAAAGTCAGTCAGCTCATTGTTCAGGAAAAAGCCGTAACCAGGTACTATGATACCTGTCCCAAAAGGATGCTCTACCGTGGACGTACATGCAACA is drawn from Bacillus sp. FJAT-18017 and contains these coding sequences:
- the fni gene encoding type 2 isopentenyl-diphosphate Delta-isomerase, with product MTDEQAKREKRKDEHIRLALSDEPPRASHFDQLFFVHNSLTRTGVKDVDLEVEFPEFKFDTPFYINAMTGGSARSGSINQVLAEVAKATGMAMAVGSQHAGLKNDQLAETYEIVRKVNPKGIVFANVGADVTLDMARKAVEMLDANALQIHLNAPQELVMPEGGRDFTNWLENIEQINSRVGVPVIVKEVGFGMSRETLSFLREMGIMYVDVSGRGGTNFIGIENKRREKQEYVYLENWGQTTPVSLLEAQDFVDSMMVFASGGIRNPLDAVKCLSLGASAVGVASPVLRIVLEEGIERTIEEMKQWQDQVKTICTMLGARNLVELKQCPLVITKEVREWCDARGIDIRRYANRK
- a CDS encoding SE1561 family protein: MGKDITDKDTQVIFLKQRLNMFMDLLDAIEPEETDVDDIDRLLEIIDEIELKVREFNNRDI